The following coding sequences lie in one Leucobacter allii genomic window:
- a CDS encoding antibiotic biosynthesis monooxygenase family protein: MTTHRPPAGGAPRPRFSSTFIFETGDLTPEFHRIDDEIAARARRIPGFLGEEAWHNTETGLHAEVYYWASMEALQELVGMDTHRLAKGRHTEWLGRYRVVIAEVQSVYGDPLLGREHRPGAAAQAEPGT; the protein is encoded by the coding sequence ATGACCACGCACCGACCCCCGGCCGGCGGAGCGCCGCGCCCGCGCTTCAGCTCGACCTTCATCTTCGAGACGGGCGATCTCACCCCGGAGTTCCACCGCATCGACGACGAGATCGCTGCGCGCGCACGGCGGATCCCGGGCTTCCTCGGGGAGGAGGCCTGGCACAACACGGAGACCGGCTTGCACGCCGAGGTCTACTACTGGGCGAGCATGGAGGCGCTGCAGGAGCTCGTCGGCATGGACACCCATCGCCTGGCGAAGGGACGGCACACGGAATGGCTCGGCCGATACCGGGTGGTCATCGCGGAGGTGCAGAGCGTCTACGGGGATCCGCTGCTCGGACGGGAGCATCGCCCGGGCGCTGCGGCTCAGGCGGAGCCGGGCACATGA
- a CDS encoding dihydrodipicolinate synthase family protein, whose protein sequence is MNRAFAGLSAFPLTPFSGDRPDARAFAGLVERLVTAGVDSVTALGSTGSYAYLDAAERAEIARLTVRHADGTPVIVGIGALRTSWVLEHAARAEDAGAQGVLLAPMSYQPLTEDEVFELYRAVCERTGLPVVVYDNPGTTRFAFTPALYGRIAELPRITGIKIPGTALLEDPGGASDAAAGDGRSGIDGLDSTARLDSTARLDGAVARLRGIRAELPEAVAVGVSGDALAATGLLAGCETWYSVIGGTLPRLALRIARTAGSEDAEATLAASETFEPLWALFAECGSLRVVAAIAERLDLVEGGCLPLPLRDIDTAQRERLDRFLSGIDPELLR, encoded by the coding sequence ATGAACCGCGCATTCGCGGGCCTGAGCGCCTTCCCGCTCACCCCGTTCTCCGGAGACCGCCCCGACGCGCGGGCCTTCGCCGGTCTCGTCGAGCGGCTCGTGACGGCGGGGGTCGACTCCGTGACGGCGCTCGGCTCGACGGGCTCGTACGCGTATCTCGACGCCGCCGAGCGCGCGGAGATCGCTCGGCTGACCGTGCGGCATGCCGACGGCACTCCCGTGATCGTCGGGATCGGGGCGCTGCGCACCTCGTGGGTGCTCGAGCACGCGGCCCGGGCCGAGGATGCGGGCGCCCAGGGAGTGCTGCTCGCGCCGATGAGCTACCAGCCGCTCACCGAGGACGAGGTGTTCGAGCTGTACCGTGCGGTGTGCGAGCGGACCGGTCTGCCGGTCGTCGTCTACGACAATCCGGGCACGACGCGCTTCGCGTTCACCCCGGCCCTGTACGGCAGGATCGCCGAGCTGCCCCGGATCACCGGGATCAAGATCCCCGGCACCGCGCTGCTGGAGGACCCCGGCGGGGCGTCGGACGCGGCAGCGGGGGACGGCAGGAGCGGCATCGACGGTCTCGACAGCACCGCCCGTCTCGACAGCACCGCCCGTCTCGACGGTGCCGTCGCTCGGCTCCGCGGGATCCGCGCCGAGCTGCCGGAGGCGGTCGCGGTCGGCGTGTCTGGGGATGCACTGGCGGCGACCGGGCTGCTCGCCGGCTGCGAGACCTGGTACTCGGTGATCGGCGGGACGCTGCCGAGGCTCGCCCTCCGGATCGCTCGGACGGCCGGGAGCGAGGACGCGGAGGCGACGCTGGCCGCATCGGAGACGTTCGAGCCGCTCTGGGCGCTCTTCGCCGAGTGCGGCAGCCTGCGGGTCGTCGCGGCGATCGCCGAGCGCCTCGATCTCGTCGAGGGCGGCTGCCTGCCGCTCCCGCTGCGCGACATCGACACCGCGCAGCGGGAGCGTCTCGACCGCTTCCTCAGCGGGATCGACCC